The following are encoded in a window of Rissa tridactyla isolate bRisTri1 chromosome 15, bRisTri1.patW.cur.20221130, whole genome shotgun sequence genomic DNA:
- the KCNJ16 gene encoding inward rectifier potassium channel 16, giving the protein MRKMTEQRGCYRPVNIQGNKIRYQGACQESPEMGMKRLQKRFLHKDGSCNVYFKHIFGEWESYVVDIFTTLVDIKWRHMFVIFSLSYVLSWLFFGLVFWLIAIQHGDLFNDEEITPCVANVHSFTGAFLFSLETQTTIGYGYRCVTEECSVAILMVILQSVLSCIIDTFIIGAALAKMATARKRAQTIRFSYYAVVGLRDDKFCLMWRIGDFRPNHMVEGSVRAQLLRYKEDKEGRMTMEYKDLKLQNDQIILVTPVTVVHEIDSESPLYGLDRKALAKDNFEILVTFVYTGDSTGTSHQSRSSYVPREILWGHRFNDVLHVKKKYYKVDCLQFEETTEVYAPHCSAMQLDRKEQEWNRTQKTQKKEAETSALEIKSFNTNQKSFSAVALITSCEDPEDTVPAVNQLSGEVSYQKAAVTLSRLSIESQI; this is encoded by the coding sequence ATGAGAAAGATGACTGAACAGAGAGGTTGCTATAGGCCTGTAAACATACAGGGAAATAAGATCCGTTACCAAGGCGCTTGTCAAGAAAGCCCTGAAATGGGGATGAAAAGATTGCAGAAGCGATTTCTCCACAAGGATGGCAGCTGCAATGTGTACTTCAAACACATCTTTGGGGAATGGGAGAGCTATGTAGTGGACATATTTACCACACTGGTGGACATCAAGTGGCGCCATATGTTTGTGATATTCTCGTTGTCGTATGTTCTTTCATGGTTGTTCTTTGGACTTGTCTTCTGGCTGATAGCAATCCAACACGGAGATTTATTCAATGATGAAGAAATAACACCCTGTGTTGCAAATGTCCATAGCTTCACAGGAGCATTCCTATTCTCCCTTGAAACCCAAACGACCATCGGTTATGGTTACCGCTGTGTTACAGAGGAGTGCTCGGTTGCAATCCTTATGGTTATCCTGCAGTCAGTGTTAAGCTGCATTATCGACACCTTCATCATCGGAGCAGCCTTGGCTAAAATGGCTACAGCTCGAAAAAGAGCTCAAACCATTCGTTTTAGCTACTATGCTGTAGTAGGCTTAAGAGATGATAAATTTTGCCTCATGTGGCGCATTGGCGATTTCCGGCCAAATCACATGGTTGAGGGCTCTGTACGAGCTCAGCTTCTGCGCTACAAGGAAGACAAGGAGGGGAGAATGACGATGGAATACAAGGACCTCAAGTTGCAAAATGACCAGATCATACTTGTTACGCCGGTGACAGTCGTACATGAAATTGATAGTGAGAGCCCCTTGTATGGTCTGGACCGCAAAGCTCTGGCCAAGGACAACTTTGAAATCTTGGTCACATTTGTCTACACGGGTGATTCAACAGGAACTTCACATCAGTCAAGAAGCTCATATGTGCCCAGAGAGATTCTTTGGGGTCATAGATTTAATGATGTCttacatgtaaagaaaaaatactataaGGTGGATTGCTTACAGTTTGAAGAAACTACGGAAGTTTATGCTCCTCACTGCAGTGCCATGCAACTGGATCGGAAGGAGCAAGAATGGAACCGAACCCAGAAGACgcagaagaaagaagcagagacaTCAGCACTGGAGATCAAGTCATTTAATACTAACCAAAAGTCATTTAGTGCTGTTGCCCTCATCACTAGTTGTGAAGATCCAGAAGACACAGTGCCAGCTGTCAATCAGCTTTCTGGAGAAGTTTCTTATCAGAAAGCAGCTGTGACCTTAAGTAGACTATCGATAGAGTCCCAAATCTAG